A window of the Gossypium hirsutum isolate 1008001.06 chromosome A03, Gossypium_hirsutum_v2.1, whole genome shotgun sequence genome harbors these coding sequences:
- the LOC107939390 gene encoding protein HIGH CHLOROPHYLL FLUORESCENCE PHENOTYPE 244, chloroplastic, with product MALRLPTQLATRGTFHHHHNNNSKSTTTAALSWRRTLSPDTPLIHSSTSLTTKKSYVQQMVTCSASGSTQAVNLAPGTPVRPTSILVVGSTGTLGRQIVRRALDEGYDVRCLVRPRPAPADFLRDWGATVVNADLSKPETIPATLVGIHTIIDCATGRPEEPIKTVDWEGKVALIQCAKAMGIQKYVFFSIHNCDKHPEVPLMEIKYCTEKFLQDSGLPHITIRLCGFMQGLIGQYAVPILEEKSVWGTDAPTRIAYMDTQDIARLTFIALRNEKFNGKLLTFAGPRAWTTQEVIALCERLAGQDANVTTVPVTILRFTRQLTRFFEWTNDVADRLAFSEVLTSDTVFSAPMTETYELLGVDAKDIVSLEKYLQDYFTNILKKLKDIKAQSKQTDIIF from the exons ATGGCGTTGAGACTCCCCACTCAGCTAGCGACTCGTGGCACATTCCACCATCACCATAACAACAACTCCAAATCTACAACGACCGCCGCACTGTCATGGCGGCGGACGCTATCGCCGGACACTCCGCTGATCCATTCTTCCACCTCTCTCACCACCA AGAAATCGTACGTGCAACAAATGGTGACGTGCAGTGCCAGTGGAAGTACTCAGGCGGTGAATTTGGCTCCGGGGACTCCCGTCCGACCGACTAGCATATTAGTGGTTGGTTCCACCGGAACTCTTGGAAGACAAATCGTGAGACGTGCACTCGATGAAGGTTACGATGTTAGGTGCCTTGTTCGGCCACGCCCCGCGCCTGCCGATTTTCTCCGTGACTGGGGCGCCACCGTTGTCAAC GCAGACCTTAGTAAACCAGAGACAATACCTGCAACATTGGTTGGTATCCATACGATTATCGATTGTGCCACCGGCCGTCCAGAAGAGCCCATCAAAACG GTAGATTGGGAAGGAAAAGTTGCTCTTATACAATGTGCAAAAGCAATGGGGATTCAGAAATATGTTTTCTTTTCTATTCATAATTGTGATAAGCATCCTGAAGTTCCACTAATGGAGATCAAATATTGTACCGAAAAGTTCCTTCAGGATTCCGGCTTACCCCACATCACGATCCGGCTATGCGGTTTCATGCAA GGGCTTATTGGCCAATATGCAGTACCTATATTGGAAGAGAAGTCCGTGTGGGGGACAGATGCTCCGACAAGAATCGCTTACATGGACACACAG GATATTGCTAGGTTGACATTTATAGCTTTGCGGAACGAGAAGTTTAATGGAAAGCTTCTCACGTTTGCCGGTCCTCGTGCTTGGACAACTCAAGAG GTGATAGCATTATGCGAGAGACTTGCGGGGCAAGATGCAAACGTTACCACAGTTCCAGTTACCATCTTAAGATTTACACGCCAGTTGACTCGGTTTTTCGAGTGGACAAATGATGTTGCTGATAGATTGGCATTTTCAGAG GTTCTTACAAGCGATACGGTTTTCTCGGCTCCGATGACAGAGACTTACGAACTTCTCGGTGTCGATGCGAAAGATATAGTGTCACTGGAAAAGTATCTTCAAGATTACTTCACAAACATTTTGAAGAAACTGAAAGACATCAAAGCTCAATCAAAGCAAACCGACATCATATTTTGA
- the LOC107939383 gene encoding protein ROOT HAIR SPECIFIC 17 produces the protein MMLTNLKQLMFSLKMKRKKRERNNILLHGSNDICVELNRILWRKRHRIFSLVSFVSGCLILLLFAVSVFSPPPAANLLFLPPHYLARKEIAAVESNAVFQVPTIGGDLDRGLWSTSRSKVYYGCSNASNKFQTADMKTYPNRYLLISTSGGLNQQRTGIVDSVVAAYILNATLVVPRLDQRSYWKDASGFAEIFNVDRFISSLSRDVKIIKELPLKEGKPWIPRRMAVPRKCNERCYQTRVLPVLTKKQAIELRKFDYRLSNRLETDLQKLRCRVNYHALTFTDPILEMGKLLVERMRMKAKHFIALHLRFEPDMLAFTGCYYGGGDKERRELGKIRRRWKALHASNPEKMRRQGRCPLTPEEIGLMLRALGFGSDVHIYVASGEIYGGEETLAPLKALFPNFHSKETIATEAELAPFSSFSSRMAALDYIVCDESDVFVSNNNGNMVRMIAGRRRYFGHKPTIRPNAKKLYKLFMARNNMTWEEFATKVQAFQVGFMGAPKELKPGRGEFHENPTSCICETKGTETIQKETQEEDHENDNNGRDTAEVNDEQDPIEEDLDWIEDDYSDNIKDLPDTDSNVLTKQEQPEVEELFSD, from the exons ATGATGCTGACGAATCTGAAACAGCTTATGTTCTCTCTGAAAATGAAACGAAAGAAGAGAGAACGTAACAATATCCTCCTGCACGGTTCAAATGATATTTGCGTCGAGCTTAATCGGATTCTATGGCGGAAACGGCACCGTATCTTCTCCCTCGTATCCTTCGTCTCCGGTTGTCTCATCCTTTTATTGTTCGCCGTCTCGGTTTTCTCTCCTCCTCCCGCCGCCAACCTTCTCTTCCTTCCTCCGCACTATTTG GCGAGGAAAGAAATAGCGGCCGTGGAGTCCAACGCGGTGTTTCAGGTTCCG ACAATTGGAGGAGATTTAGATCGTGGTTTATGGAGTACGAGTCGATCAAAGGTCTATTATGGATGCAGTAACGCCTCTAACAAGTTTCAAA CTGCTGATATGAAAACATATCCCAACCGGTACTTATTGATCTCCACCAGTGGAGGGTTAAATCAACAAAGAACAGGG ATTGTAGATTCTGTTGTTGCAGCATATATTCTAAATGCAACTTTGGTTGTTCCTAGGCTGGATCAACGTTCCTATTGGAAAGATGCCAG TGGTTTTGCTGAAATATTCAATGTCGACCGGTTCATTTCATCGCTCTCTCGAGATGTCAAAATAATCAAAGAGTTACCACTCAAGGAAGGTAAACCTTGGATACCACGTCGCATGGCTGTTCCGAGGAAATGCAATGAGAGATGTTATCAGACTCGTGTTCTACCTGTTCTAACTAAGAAGCAA GCTATTGAGCTTAGAAAATTCGATTATCGGCTTTCGAATAGGTTGGAAACTGATTTACAAAAGCTTAGATGTAGGGTAAATTACCATGCTTTAACATTCACAGATCCCATTCTTGAAATGGGTAAACTCTTGGTTGAAAGGATGAGGATGAAAGCTAAGCATTTTATAGCATTGCACTTGAG GTTCGAACCTGATATGCTTGCATTCACCGGATGTTATTATGGTGGAGGAGATAAAGAAAGGAGGGAACTTGGGAAAATCCGGAGGAGGTGGAAAGCTTTACAT GCGAGCAACCCGGAAAAGATGAGAAGGCAAGGCAGATGTCCGCTAACTCCAGAGGAAATTGGTTTGATGTTGAGAGCATTGGGGTTCGGAAGTGACGTTCACATTTACGTGGCGTCCGGTGAAATATATGGAGGTGAAGAGACGTTAGCCCCACTCAAAGCATTGTTCCCTAATTTTCATTCGAAAGAAACTATAGCCACTGAGGCGGAGTTAGCACCCTTTTCAAGTTTTTCCAGTCGAATGGCCGCATTGGATTACATTGTTTGCGACGAAAGCGATGTTTTCGTCTCGAACAATAATGGAAACATGGTTAGAATGATAGCTGGTCGAAG GAGATACTTCGGACATAAACCAACAATCCGACCAAACGCAAAGAAACTATACAAATTGTTCATGGCACGAAACAACATGACATGGGAAGAATTTGCTACTAAGGTTCAAGCTTTTCAAGTAGGTTTCATGGGAGCACCAAAAGAATTGAAACCAGGTAGAGGTGAGTTCCATGAAAACCCGACTAGCTGTATATGTGAAACTAAAGGAACCGAAACTATTCAAAAAGAAACACAAGAAGAAGACCATGAAAATGACAACAATGGAAGAGATACAGCTGAAGTAAATGATGAACAAGATCCTATTGAGGAAGATCTAGATTGGATCGAAGATGATTATTCAGACAACATTAAAGACCTGCCTGATACAGACAGCAATGTATTAACAAAACAAGAACAACCTGAAGTGGAAGAGTTATTTTCAGATTAA